Genomic segment of Candidatus Deferrimicrobiaceae bacterium:
ATCTTGCGATGCTGAAACAAGCGGGGACGGCGGCGGTGTACATGCCCGGCGCCGGCGATGTTTACCCGGAGGGGTACCAGACGTTCGTCGAGGTGGGGGAGGTCTCGCGCGGTCTGTGCGGCGATTCGCGCCCCGGCCATTTCCGGGGGGTCGCAACCGTGGTCGCGAAGCTCTTCCACGTCGGGAAGCCCCACGTGGCGGTCTTCGGGGAGAAGGACTACCAGCAGCTGGCCGTCATCCGGAGGATGGCCCGGGACCTCGACTTCGACATCGAGATCGTCGCGGCCCCGATCGTCCGGGAGGCGGACGGGCTGGCCATGAGCTCCCGGAACAAGTACCTCGAGGGGGAGGACCGCAAAGCGGCGCGATGCCTCTCCCGCGGGCTTTTCCTGGCGCGGGACCTCTTCCGGCGGGGGGAGAGGGACCCGGGGAAGATCACGGCCGCGGCGGAAAAGGAGATCCGGGCGGAACCCCGGGCGGCGCTCGATTACGTGGAGGCGAGGGACCCGGAGACGCTTGCGCCGCTTTCCGGCCCTTCGGACCGGATGACGGTCCTATTGGCCGCCCGCGTCGGGCCGGCAAGACTGATCGACAACATCACCCTGGAAGGAGGGGCTGCATCATGATGCGCACCATGCTCAAGTGCAAGATCCACCGGGCG
This window contains:
- the panC gene encoding pantoate--beta-alanine ligase is translated as MEIFRRPGEMQAWADSQRAAGKRIGLVPTMGYLHEGHVSLVRIAREHGCDAVGATLFVNPTQFGPGEDYERYPRNEERDLAMLKQAGTAAVYMPGAGDVYPEGYQTFVEVGEVSRGLCGDSRPGHFRGVATVVAKLFHVGKPHVAVFGEKDYQQLAVIRRMARDLDFDIEIVAAPIVREADGLAMSSRNKYLEGEDRKAARCLSRGLFLARDLFRRGERDPGKITAAAEKEIRAEPRAALDYVEARDPETLAPLSGPSDRMTVLLAARVGPARLIDNITLEGGAAS